A stretch of the Cuculus canorus isolate bCucCan1 chromosome 15, bCucCan1.pri, whole genome shotgun sequence genome encodes the following:
- the GRAP gene encoding GRB2-related adapter protein, giving the protein MESVALYSFQTTEKDELPFQKGDILKILNMEDDQNWYKAELYGCEGFVPKNYIKVKPHPWYAGRISRHLAEERLLKRKHLGAFLIRDSESTPGEFSISVNYGLQVQHFRVLRERNGKYFLWEEKFNSLNELVDFYRTTTIARKEQIFLRDEDQTQEVRRPKFVQAQFDFSAHDGSQLPFLRGDIIEVLDYPDPNWWLGKIYGCVGLFPRNYVHPIHK; this is encoded by the exons ATGGAGTCGGTGGCTCTGTACAGCTTCCAGACAACGGAGAAGGATGAGCTGCCCTTTCAGAAAGGAGACATCCTGAAG ATCCTCAACATGGAAGATGACCAGAACTGGTACAAGGCTGAGCTGTACGGCTGCGAGGGCTTCGTCCCCAAAAATTACATCAAGGTCAAGCCACATCC GTGGTACGCAGGCAGGATCTCCCGGCACCTGGCAGAAGAGCGGCTCCTCAAGCGCAAGCACCTGGGAGCCTTCCTGATCCGTGACAGCGAGAGCACCCCAGGGGAGTTCTCCATCTCCGTCAA CTACGGGCTGCAGGTCCAGCACTTCAGGGTGCTCAGGGAGAGGAACGGCAAATATTTCCTCTGGGAGGAAAAGTTCAACTCCCTCAACGAGCTGGTGGATTTCTACAGGACGACCACCATCGCCAGAAAGGAACAGATCTTCCTCCGGGATGAGGACCAAACCCAGGAG GTAAGGAGACCCAAATTCGTGCAAGCCCAGTTCGACTTCTCAGCTCACGATGGCTCCCAGCTGCCCTTCCTCCGCGGGGATATCATCGAGGTCCTGGACTACCCCGACCCAAACTGGTGGCTGGGCAAGATCTATGGGTGTGTTGGCCTCTTCCCCCGCAACTACGTCCACCCCATCCACAAGTGA